TCGTCCACGAACGGGCCCTTCTTAAGGCTGCGTGGCATGTGCTTCTACCTCCCTGCTCAGCGCTTGTTCTTGCCGGTACGCCGGCGGCGGACGATGAGGGCGTCGCTCGGCTTGCGCTTGCGCGTACGTCCCTCGGGCTTACCGTTCGGGTTGACCGGGTGGCGACCACCGGAGGTCTTCCCTTCACCACCACCGTGCGGGTGGTCGACCGGGTTCATCACGACACCGCGGACCGTGGGGCGCTTGCCGCGCCAGCGGTTGCGGCCGGCCTTGCCCCAGTTGATGTTGCCGTGCTCGGAGTTGCCGACCTCGCCGACCGTGGCGCGGTTGCGCACGTCCACGTTGCGGATCTCGCCCGAAGGCATCCGCAGCTGGGCGTACGGCCCGTCCTTGGCCACGAGCTGCACGCGCGCACCGGCGGACCGGGCGATCTTCGCGCCGCCACCGGGGCGCAGCTCGATCGCGTGGATCACGGTGCCGACCGGGATGTTGCGCAGCGGCAGGTTGTTGCCCGGCTTGATGTCCGCGCGCGGACCGTTCTCGATCGGGTCGCCCTGCTTCAGCTTGTCCGGGGCGATGATGTAGCGCTTCTCGCCATCGGCGTAGTGCAGCAGCGCGATGCGCGCGGTGCGGTTGGGGTCGTACTCGATGTGCGCGACCTTGGCCGGCACGCCGTCCTTGTCGTGGCGACGGAAGTCGATCACGCGGTAGGCGCGCTTGTGGCCGCCACCCTTGTGCCGGGTGGTGATCTTGCCCGAGGAGTTCCGGCCGCCCGTGCCGCTCAGCGGACGCAGCAGCGACTTCTCCGGCGTGGACCGGGTGATCTCGGCGAAGTCCGAGACGCTCGAACCGCGACGACCCGGGGTCGTCGGCTTGTACTTGCGGATGCCCATTGTCAGCTCAGTCCTTTACGCGGTGGGTCCGCCGAAGATCTCGATCGCCTTGCTCTCGGGCGAAAGAGTCACGATGGCGCGCTTGGTGTCCTTGCGCTTGCCGAAGCCGGCGCGAGTCCGCTTCCGCTTGCCCTGGCGGTTGGCCGTGTTGACACTGACCACCTTGACGCCGAACACCTTCTCGACCGCGATCTTGATCTGGGTCTTGTTGGCGTCCGGACGCACGATGAACGTGTACTTGTGGTCCTCGAGCAGCCCGTAGGACTTCTCCGAGATGACCGGCGCGAGCAGGATGTCGCGGGGATCCGGAATGGCGATCGAGCTCACTTGTCGTCACTCCCTTCCGCAACTTCGCTTTCGCGCGCCACGGCCTTGGCACCCTTGCCCCGCACGGGACCGGCGACAAAGGCTTCGTAGGCAGCCCTGGTGAACACGACGTCGTCGTTGACGAGCACGTCGTAGGTGTTGAGCTGGTCGGCCCAGATCAGGTGGATCTCGGGCAGGTTCCGCAGCGAAACCCAGCTCAGCTCCTCGCCGCGGTGCAGCACCACGAGCACGCGCTTGGCCTGGGTCACCCCGGCGAGCGCGGTCTTGGCGGCCTTGGTCGAGGGCTTCTCGCCGGTGACCAGTTCCGTCACGACGTGCAGCTGCCCGGCGCGCGCCCGGTCGGAGAGGGCACCGCGCAGGGCGGCGGCCTTCATCTTCTTCGGGGTGCGCTGCGAGTAGTCGCGCGGCGTGGGGCCGTGCACGACGCCACCACCGGTGAACTGCGGGGCGCGGGTCGAACCCTGCCGCGCGCGGCCGGTGCCCTTCTGCCGGTACGGCTTCTTGCCGCCACCGGAGACCTCGCCACGGGTCTTCGTGTCGTGCGTGCCCTGGCGCGCGGCGGCCTGCTGGGCCACCACGACCTGGTGCATCAGCGCGATGTTGGCCTGCACGTCGAAGATCTCCGCGGGGAGTTCGAGCGTGCCGTCGGCTTTACCGGCCGGGGTCTTCAGCTCGACGCTGGTCATTCTCAGTTACCACCCTTCGCGGCGCTGCGCACGAACAGCAGGCCGCCCTTGGGACCGGGCACGGCGCCCTTGATCAGCAGCAGGCCGTCCTCGGCACGCACCGCGTGCACGGTCAGGCCCTGCGTGGTGACCCGGTCGTTGCCCATCCGGCCCGCCATCCGCAGGCCCTTGAACACGCGGCCGGGAGTGGCGCAGCCACCGATCGAGCCCGGCTTGCGGTGCACGGCCTGCGCACCGTGGCTGGCGCCCTGGCCCTTGAAGCCGTGGCGCTTCATGACACCGGCGTAGCCCTTGCCCTTGCTGGTACCGGTCACGTCGACCGAGGTACCGGCGGCGAACACCTCGGCGGTGATCTCCTGGCCGACCTCGTAGGTCTCCGCGTCGGTGGTGCGCAGCTCGGCGAGGAACCGCCGCGGCGTCACGCCCGCCTTGTCGTAGTGACCGGTGCGCGGCTTGTTCACCTTGCGCGGGTCGATCGCGCCGAACGCCAGCTGCACGGCCGTGTAGCCGTCCTTGTCCTGGGTCCGAACCTGGGTGACCACGTTCGGACCGGCCTTGACGACGGTCACCGGGACGACCCGGTTCTGCTCGTCGAAGACCTGGGTCATGCCGAGCTTCGTGCCCAGGATGCCCTTTACCTGCCTGTCAGACATGAGAGTCTCTTATCTCCGCCGCTCGCCGCGCTCTACTGGATGTTGACGTCGACGCTCGCCGGGAGGTCGATGCGCATGAGCGCGTCCACCGTCTTCGGCGTCGGGTCGAGGATGTCGATCAGACGCTTGTGCGTGCGCATCTCGAAGTGCTCGCGCGAGTCCTTGTACTTGTGCGGCGAGCGGATGACGCAGTAAACGTTCTTCTCGGTGGGCAGCGGCACCGGCCCGAGAACCCGGGCGCCGGTGCGCGTGACCGTCTCCACGATCTTGCGCGCAGAGCTGTCGATCGCCTCGTGGTCGTAGGCCTTGAGCCGAATGCGGATCTTCTGTCCCGCCATAGTGGCTGCGTTCCTTGTCGTCTCGTGCCGCGTTATCTCGTCAACCCGGGCCGGAGCCTGGGTTTCAGCAGTTCAACGGCCCTGTCCCCGGTCCACGCGGTCGGGCGTGTCGCGCCCGCCGCACAGACGGATCCCTGAGGATCGTCGTCTTGCCTGGTCTTCCTCAACGTGAGGAGGCCGCGGGCCGGCATGCCGTCCCTACTGGCCTGTGCCCGCCAGCCGCACCCGAAGGAAGCTCCACGGACCGTGGCCACTCGCGCGGGGGCGGCCGATCCCGCCGGTGTGCACCGGAAAGGATTCGGCCGCCCTGCAGCGAGCAACCTGAATAGTGTCGCACACGTGATTTGACGCCCCAGACCCGGGGGTGTATCGGCCCTTCGGCGAGGCCCGCGGCATTGCTGCCGACGGGCCACCGCCGGGGGTCCGGGGGCTTGCCCCCGGCTGGGGCGTGGGGGCTTGGCCCCACACAACACCAGACGCGATAACGACTCACGCTCTCGGTGAGCACAGCTCACCCGATCGAGTCAGAGGCGCCGCATCACTTGTTGATCTTGGTGACCTGGCCCGCGCCGACGGTCCGGCCACCCTCACGGATGGCGAACCGCAGACCCTCGTCCATCGCGACCGGCTGGATCAGCGCGACCGTGATGTCCGTGTTGTCGCCCGGCATGACCATCTCGGTGCCCTCGGGAAGGGTCACCACGCCGGTCACGTCGGTGGTGCGGAAGTAGAACTGCGGACGGTAGTTGTTGAAGAACGGGGTGTGACGGCCACCCTCGTCCTTCGACAGGATGTAGACCCGGCCCTCGAAGTCGGTGTGCGGGGTGGTCGTGTTGGGCTTCACCACGACCTGGCCGCGCTCGACGTCCTCGCGCTTGATACCGCGCAGCAGGAGGCCGACGTTGTCGCCCGCCTGGCCCGAGTCGAGCAGCTTGCGGAACATCTCGACGCCGGTGACCGTGGTCTTGGTCGACTTCTCGCGGATACCCACGATCTCGACCTCTTCGTTCACGTTGACCTGGCCGCGCTCCACCCGGCCGGTCACCACGGTGCCGCGGCCGGTGATGGTGAAGACGTCCTCGATCGGCATCAGGAACGGCTTCTCGAGTTCACGCACCGGGTCCGGCACGTTGTCGTCGACGGCGTGCATCAGCTCGAGCACGGCCTGCGACCACTTCTCGTCGCCCTCGAGCGCCTTGAGGCCGGACACGCGCACGACCGGCGCGTCGTCGCCCGGGAACTCCTGCGAGGACAGCAGTTCGCGGACCTCCAGCTCGACGAGCTCGAGGATTTCCTCGTCGTCGACCATGTCGGACTTGTTCAGCGCCACGACGATGTAGGGCACACCGACCTGACGGGCGAGCAGCACGTGCTCGCGGGTCTGCGGCATCGGGCCGTCGGTCGCGGCGACCACCAGGATCGCGCCGTCCATCTGGGCGGCACCGGTGATCATGTTCTTGATGTAGTCCGCGTGACCGGGCGCGTCCACGTGGGCGTAGTGCCGCTTCTCGGTCTGGTACTCGACGTGCGAGATGTTGATCGTAATACCGCGCTGCTTCTCTTCCGGCGCGTTGTCGATCTGGTCGAACGCACGGGCCTCGTTCAGCTCCGGGTACGCGTCGTGCAGAACCTTGGTGATCGCCGCGGTCAGCGTGGTCTTGCCGTGGTCGACGTGACCGATGGTGCCGATGTTGACGTGCGGCTTGCTCCGCTCGAACTTCGCCTTCGCCACTGGAATGTCCTCCTGGACTGGATTTCGCTTGGTGCGCACCGGCCGACGTGGCTGCCGGCCGGCGCTCTGTTTGACGCCGCCTCCGCGGGAAGACCTACGTCGGCGGATTTCTCGTCGGTGCTGCGGACGTTCAGGAGCTTTCCTGTGCCCGCGTGCGGCCGGGGATTACTCTCCGGTCGCCTTCGCGATGATTTCCTTCGCGACGTTCGCGGGAACCTCGGCGTAGGAGTCGAACACCATGGAGTAGTTCGCCCGGCCCTGGGTGCGGGACCGCAGGTCACCGACGTAACCGAACATCTCCGACAGTGGGACCAGTGCCTTCACGACACGGGTACCGGCGCGCTCCTCCATGGCCTGGATCTGGCCACGGCGGGAGTTGAGGTCGCCGATCACGTCTCCCATGTAGTCCTCGGGAGTCGTGACCTCGACGGCCATCATCGGCTCGAGGATGACCGGACCGGCCTTCCTCGCGGCTTCCTTCATCGCCATCGAACCGGCGATCTTGAACGCCATTTCCGAAGAGTCGACCTCGTGGTACGCGCCATCCAACAAGGTGAACTTCAACCCGACGAGCGGGTAGCCGGCCAGCACGCCGTACTGCATGGCGTCCTGGGCGCCCGCGTCGACCGACGGGATGTACTCCCGCGGCACGCGGCCACCGGTGACCTTGTTGTCGAACTCGTAGAGGGCACCGTCGGTGCGCTCGAGCGGCTCCAGCTTCACGATGACCTTCGCGAACTGGCCGGAACCACCGGTCTGCTTCTTGTGGACGTAGTCGAGTTTGTCCACCGTCTTCTTGATCGTCTCACGGTAGGCCACCTGCGGCTTACCGATGTTCGCCTCGACCTTGTAGTCGGACTTCATCCGGTTGACGAGCACCTCGAGGTGCAGCTCGCCCATGCCGGCGATGATCGTCTGGCCGGTCTCCTCGTCCAGCTTGACCTGGAACGTGGGGTCTTCCTCGGCCAGCTTCTGGATCGCCAGGGAGAGCTTCTCCTGGTCGGCCTTCGTCTTCGGCTCGATGGCCACCCGGATGACCGGCTCCGGGAAGGTCATCGACTCAAGCACGATCGGGTTCTGCGGGTCGGCCAGGGTGTCCCCGGTGGTGGTGTCCTTCAGGCCGATGACCGCGTAGATGTGGCCGACCTGGGCGTCGTCGACCGGGTTCTCCTTGTTGGAGTGCATCTGGAAGATCTTCCCGATGCGCTCCTTGCGCTCCTTGGTCGCGTTGACGACCTGGGCGCCGGCGGAGACCTTGCCCGAGTAGACCCGGATGTAGGTCAGCTTGCCGAAGAACGGGTGCGCGGCGATCTTGAACGCCAGCGCCGCGAACGGCTCGTCCACCGAGGCCTTGCGGCTGACCGCGGTCTCGCCGTCGGGCAGCAGGCCCTCCACGGCGGGCACGTCCAGCGGCGAGGGCAGGTAGTCGATGACCGCGTCGAGCATGGGCTGGACGCCCTTGTTCTTGAACGCGGAACCGGCCAGCACCGGGAACGCCGCACGGGTGATCACGAGCTTGCGGATGCCGGACTTGATCTCGGCCTCGGACAGCTCCTCACCCTCGAGGAACTTCTCCATCAGCGCGTCGTCGGTCTCGGCGACGGCCTCGATCAGCTTCTCGCGGTACTCCGCGGCCCGGTCGGCCAGGTCGGCCGGGATGTCCTCGACGGCGTAGTCCTCGCCCTTCTGGACCTCGCCCTTCCAGACCAGTGCCTTCATCCGGACCAGGTCGATGACGCCCTCGAACTCGTTCTCGGCACCGATCGGCAGCTGGATGGCCAGCGGCTTGACCCCGAGCCGATCCTCGATCGTCTTGAGGGTGTAGTAGAAGTCCGCACCCAGCTTGTCCATCTTGTTGACGAAGCAGATGCGCGGGACGTCGTACTTGTCCGCCTGCCGCCAGACCTGCTCGGACTGCGGCTCGACGCCTTCCTTGCCGTCGAACACGGCGACCGCGCCGTCGAGCACCCGCAGGTTGCGCTCCACCTCGACGGTGAAGTCGACGTGCCCGGGGGTGTCGATCAGGTTGATCTGGTGGTCGGCCCAGAAGGTGGTGGTGGCAGCCGAGGTGATGGTGATCCCCCGCTTCTGCTCCTCCTCCATCCAGTCCATGGTGGCGGCGCCGTCGTGGACTTCGCCGAGCTTGTAGTTGATCCCGGTGTAGAACAGGATCCGCTCGGTGGTGGTGGTCTTGCCGGCGTCGATGTGCGCCATGATCCCGATGTTGCGGACCTTGTTCAGGTCGGTCAGCACGTCACGTGCCACGAGAATGTTCCCCTGTCTCAAGCGTGGGGCCCGGCATGGCTTGCATCGGCAGCCGGGCGGTAATCACCAGCGGTAGTGCGCGAAGGCCTTGTTCGACTCGGCCATCTTGTGGGTGTCCTCACGACGCTTGACGCTGGCGCCAAGGCCGTTGCTCGCGTCCAGCAGCTCGTTCTGCAGCCGCTCGATCATCGTCTTCTCGCGGCGGGCCTGCGAGAAGGAGACCAGCCAGCGCAGCGCCAGCGTGGTGGAGCGGCCGGGCTTGACCTCGATCGGCACCTGGTAGGTGGCACCACCGACGCGGCGGCTCTTCACCTCGATGGTGGGCTTCACGTTGTCGAGCGCGCGCTTGAGCGTGACGACCGGGTCGGTGCCGGTCTTCTCGCGGGCGCCTTCCAGCGCGCCGTAGACGATGCGCTCGGCCAGGGACCGCTTGCCGTCCTTGAGCACCTTGTTCACCAGCTGGGTGACCAGCGGGGAGGCGTAGACGGGGTCGGAGATCAGCGGCCGCTTCGGCGCGGGACCCTTGCGAGGCATTAGCTCTTCTCCTTCTTCGCGCCGTACCGGCTGCGCGCCTGCTTGCGGTTCTTCACACCCTGGGTGTCGAGGGAACCGCGGATGATCTTGTAGCGAACACCCGGCAGGTCCTTCACCCGGCCGCCGCGCACGAGCACCATCGAGTGCTCCTGGAGGTTGTGACCCTCACCAGGGATGTATGCGGTGACCTCGATACCGCTGGTCAGCTTCACACGAGCAACCTTGCGCAGGGCCGAGTTCGGCTTCTTCGGGGTCGTGGTGTACACGCGGGTGCACACGCCACGACGCTGCGGGCTCCCCTTGAGGGCCGCGGTCTTCTGCTTGGCAGCCTTGTCCTGGCGGCCCTTGCGGACCAGCTGCTGGATCGTGGGCAATGGACCAGCTTTCTGTCGCGATCTTGCTTCTTCGTGTCTTCACCGGCCCCCGCGGTCGGGCGTGTCGGCCCGTGTCACGGTCTCTCGACCGGTAACTTCCCGGAGGGATTTTCCGTCGGATCCCCACGTGGACGAGGCCGGTGAACCGGGTGCGCAAGCACCCCGCTCATGCCCAACGGCACGCGGAGCGGCCCGACGCCTGCCGGGCACGGTCTCCAAAGATACCCGGCCACTGCGCGCAGGGTCCGGGCGGGGGTCGCTACCGGCGGCGACCGGCCATCGTAACCCCGGATCGGGGGCCCGCGCGGCGGTGCCGCGCGGGAAATCCATACAGGAATCCACGGGGCAGAACGCCGAGCGGTACCCCGGCTATTCCTCGTCCGGCTTCGCGTGGTCGGGGTACCCCGGGTTCGGGTCCCGGGAGAGGTCGATCAACGGGTGCACCCCGGCCCCTTCCGGCGCGGCGTGGCTGCCCCTGCGCTTCGTCTCCCCCTGCGGCTCGGCGTTCGCGCTGCCGTCCATGACGCACTCCTCGTTTCGGTTTCCCCTGCCGGAGGCACGGTACCGGGCACCGAAATGACCGGACGGCCTCCCCGAGACAGAGTGTCGGCAAAGTCGGTGTCGGCAAAGTCTGGCGTGAAGGGCCCTCCGCAGGCCGCGGAGGTCTGTGAAGGGGCCCTTCACGGACTCTGAGTCTGTGAAGGGCCCCTTCACAGACCCGAAACCGGCCCGGGGACCGGCCTCCGCGGGGTGAGGGGACGGAATGGACGATCACCGAGGTCGCGGCCACGGATCCGGAAGCCGCGAAGATCATCCGGGGGTACCTCGCCGACGTGGTCTCGCGGTATCACCGGTACCTCGCCCGACCGGCCGAAGTGGACACCGCACGTGGCACCAGGAGACGACCGGGCAGCGCGAGAGACTCCTTACCGCGGAGGAGAATCCGGTATCAATCGCCGGTCGAGGCGCGCCACTCGATGACACCCTTGAGCGGCTCCTGATCAGGCGCGGGCTGCCGGCCGTCCAGCTCGTCGAAGAGAAGGGCGACCGCCCGCCCGCCGAGTTCCTCGATCGGGGCCTGCAGGCTCGTGATCGCCGGCTCGTGGGATCGGGTGTAGCCGCTGTCGAGCAGCGACGCGATCATCAAGTCCTGCGGAATTCGCAGCCCGAGCTTCTGCGCAATGTCGGCGACGCCGGCGGCGAAGCGGCCCGCGGAGGTGACTACCGCATCGGGTCGATCCGGCCGGGCGAGATACGGCTCCACCAGAAGCCGCGCACCCTGTACGCCCTCGCCTTCGTAGAGTTCTTCGACCAGTGGCGACCGCCCCCGTCGCTTGCTCCAGTCAAGGAATACTTCGCGGGAGTAGCGGGTCCAGGCGTTGTTCTCCTTGCCGACGATCGCGAGAATGTTGCGCGCGCCCCGCGCTTCGAGCCCGTCGAGGATTCTTGTCATCCCGTCCGCGTGGTCGAGTGCGGCAACCCAGGGCAGGTCGGGTCGATCGGGGTCCTCTTCGATCATCACCGTGGGAAGGTTCCGCTCCAGCAGCTCGTCGACCACCGGGTCACTGCCGTAGGGGCCGGCGACGATGTACCCGTCGACCGGGACCTGGCGCAGTGATGCGTCCCCGAAGGACGGCACGAGGACCAGCGCGCAGTTCCGCTCCACCACGTGGACAGCGATCGCCCCGATGAGGCGGACGATGGTCTCGGTTCCGCTGATCGAGCCCGCGATCGCGTCCCGGGGCCGGAGCACGAGCCCCACCAGGCCGGAACGGCCCAGCTTGAGGGACTGCGCCGACGGGTTCGGCGAGTACCGAAGCTCCTCGGCTGTTTCGAGCACGCGGCGTCGCGTCTCCTCGGAGATCGGGCGCTTGCCGGAGAACGTGTGCGAAACCGTGCTGACCGAGACGTTGGCACGCTCGGCAACATCGCGAATCGTCACCCGGCCACGTCGCCTCGGGCTTCCCATCTGCTCGAACTCCTCACCGGAGACGGTCTCCAGGGCGGGTCTTGACATCCACCCGGACCGACCTTACCGTACCCGTCAAAACGTTTTGACGGCCGTAGCCCCCACCCCGGCCGCCTCGGCTCGAGACAAAGCTCAACGCGGAGGTTTGCTGTGACGGATGTTTCAATGCGGAAGCGAGCCGTCGGCTCGGCGGCGATCGGCCAGTTCGTCGAGTGGTACGACTTCGTCGTATACGGCTATCTTGCGGTCACCATCGGCAAGCAGTTTTTTCCCGCGACCGACCCGGTCGCCGCACTCCTGGCGACATTTGCCATCTACGGAGTCGGCTTTTTGATGCGCCCGCTGGGCGGGTTGCTGTTCGGCCATATCGGCGACCGCCGAGGCCGCCGCAACGTCCTGTCGACGATCATTCTGCTGATGGGTGCGGCAACCGCCGGGGTCGGCATTCTCCCCACCTACGCGGTGATCGGCATCTGGGCACCTGTGCTGTTGCTGGTCTGCCGGTTGATCCAGGGGCTCTCGGCCGGCGCGGAACTCATCGGCTCGAACACGCTGGTGTCGGAGTATTCCGATCCGCGAAGACGTGGCTTCCTGGTCGCCCTTACCTCGGCGTTCGCGGCAGTCCCGCCGATCTTCGCGGCGCTCTTCGTTCTCCTGCTGCAGAACGTCATGACCTCCGCCTCGTTCGCAGCGTGGGGCTGGCGGATCCCCTTCCTGCTCGGCGGCGCCATGTCACTCGTCGGCCTCTACATGCGCCGCCGGCTCAACGAATCGCCCGTCTTCGAGGAAGCTCGCGCCCGAGAAAAGGTTACGCGCGCTCCCTTTCGCGAGGTGTTCACCCAATTCAAGCGTTCACTTTCCGTCACCTTCGCGATCGCGGTCCTCTCCGGCCTGGGCTTCTACATGCTCAGCGGCTATATGTCCAGCTACCTGACGGTACAGGTCGGCATATCCTCGAACAACGCGCTGCTGTCCAACAGCATTTCCTTCGTCGTCGTGTTCATCTTGACCATCGTATCCGGCTACTTGTCGGATCGATGGGGAAGGAAGCCGGTACTGACGGTCGGCACGGTGCTGATGATCATCATGCCGATCCCCGCCTTCCTGATCGCCGGCGGAGGCACTCTGTGGTCCGCCGCGTTCGGCCAGTCGCTGATCGCCATCGGCGTCGGGATCTACGGCGGCACAGTCGGCTCGATATTCATCGAATTGTTCCCCAGCCGGGTGAGGTTCACCGGCGGTGCGATCGGATACAACGCCGCGTACGTGTTGTTTGCCGGAACAGCACCGTTCCTGAGCACCTGGATGATCTCCCGGACGGGGAACAATCTGGCACCTGCGTTCTATATCACCGGCGTAGCGATAGTGGTACTGATCGTGACCTTCTTCCTCAAAGAGACCGCCGGCATTCCCCTGAACCAGATCGACGAAGAGTCTCGCCCAGCACGCAATCTGGTCGAGAATCCCAGCTGAGCAGAGACCAGAAATGGAGATGACCGTGAACGAATTGACCATCGGGTGCGTCCAGTTCAGGCCGATCGAAGGAGACAAGGCCGGCACCGTCAAACTGGCACTCTCCCTGATCGACCGGGCCGCGGCACGCGGTGCGCAGCTGATCGTGTTGCCGGAAGTCTGGACCGGCACCGGCTTGGCCACCTATGAGAAGGGGGACTTCAGCGACATCGCGGAGCCCGTCGAGGGGCCGAGCGTCCAGGTGCTGCAGGAGCGCGCCCGTCACCTTGGCGTCTACATAGTCGGCTCCTCGTTCACCCTGATCGACGGGCGATACCACAACATCGCGCCGGTCATCGGGCCGGACGGGATTGTGGGTTCGTACTCCAAGACCCACCTTTGCGACGCCCCCGGTCGTGCCGACATTCCGAAGCCGTTCATGGAGTCGGACAATATCGTCCCCGGATCCGACCTGCCGGTGTTCGAGACGGACTTCGGACCGCTGGGTATTTCGATCTGCGCGGATCTGCGCTGGCCGGAGGTCTATCGCGTGCTCGCGCTCAAGGGCGCCCGGATCATTTTGTGCGTAACCGGATTCCTCAGCCCGCGCCTCGACCACTGGGAGTTCCTGCTCCGTGCCAGGGCGACCGAGAACCAGGTGTTCGTGGTGGGCTCCGGTATGACCGGGATCGATCCGACCAGCGGTGTCTCGTTCGTCGGACGGTCGATGATCGTGGATCCGTGGGGCGTTCCGGTGGCCATCGCGTCGGACGGCGAAGGAATCGTCACCACGACCATCGATCTCGATCTCGTCGATCAGGTTCGAGAAGCGTTCCCCCTGCTGACAAAGCGTCGGCCGGAACTGTACGGCGCCATGGTCGAGGAAGGCCTGCCGCGCTAGCGGGTCTTCGAGAACCCGGGCGAGGAGCGGATCTGCGGGTTCCTCGCCCGGGTCGTCTTCGCCGGCCGGCTTCGCGCCACGGCGGCCACCCGCATCGCGGAGATCAGCACCAACCGGAAGGGAATGACATGTCGGACCAGGACACCGCCGAGATCATCGCGGTACACGAAGCATGGATGTACTCGAACAATGGTCTCGAAATCGAAAAGATGACACCGAACTTCGCCGATCCCGGCTACCACCAGTTCAACCTCAACGGATTCACCTATGACCTCGCCGAGAAGATCCGGCTG
This Amycolatopsis sulphurea DNA region includes the following protein-coding sequences:
- a CDS encoding MFS transporter, encoding MRKRAVGSAAIGQFVEWYDFVVYGYLAVTIGKQFFPATDPVAALLATFAIYGVGFLMRPLGGLLFGHIGDRRGRRNVLSTIILLMGAATAGVGILPTYAVIGIWAPVLLLVCRLIQGLSAGAELIGSNTLVSEYSDPRRRGFLVALTSAFAAVPPIFAALFVLLLQNVMTSASFAAWGWRIPFLLGGAMSLVGLYMRRRLNESPVFEEARAREKVTRAPFREVFTQFKRSLSVTFAIAVLSGLGFYMLSGYMSSYLTVQVGISSNNALLSNSISFVVVFILTIVSGYLSDRWGRKPVLTVGTVLMIIMPIPAFLIAGGGTLWSAAFGQSLIAIGVGIYGGTVGSIFIELFPSRVRFTGGAIGYNAAYVLFAGTAPFLSTWMISRTGNNLAPAFYITGVAIVVLIVTFFLKETAGIPLNQIDEESRPARNLVENPS
- a CDS encoding carbon-nitrogen hydrolase family protein, translating into MNELTIGCVQFRPIEGDKAGTVKLALSLIDRAAARGAQLIVLPEVWTGTGLATYEKGDFSDIAEPVEGPSVQVLQERARHLGVYIVGSSFTLIDGRYHNIAPVIGPDGIVGSYSKTHLCDAPGRADIPKPFMESDNIVPGSDLPVFETDFGPLGISICADLRWPEVYRVLALKGARIILCVTGFLSPRLDHWEFLLRARATENQVFVVGSGMTGIDPTSGVSFVGRSMIVDPWGVPVAIASDGEGIVTTTIDLDLVDQVREAFPLLTKRRPELYGAMVEEGLPR